One segment of Eulemur rufifrons isolate Redbay chromosome 4, OSU_ERuf_1, whole genome shotgun sequence DNA contains the following:
- the STOML3 gene encoding stomatin-like protein 3, which translates to MDSGVSTPEKQDKENLVGINNKRLGVCGWILFSLSCLLMIITFPISIWMCLKIVKEYERAVVFRLGRIQAGKAKGPGLIVILPCIDVFVKVDLRTVTCNIPPQEILTRDSVTTQVDGVVYYRIYSAVSAVANVNDVHQATFLLAQTTLRNVLGTQTLSQILAGREEIAHSIQTLLDDATELWGIRVARVEIKDVRIPLQLQRSMAAEAEATREARARVLAAEGEMNASKSLKSASMVLAESPIALQLRYLQTLTTVATEKNSTIVFPLPMNILEGIGGVSYDNNKKLSNRA; encoded by the exons ATGGATTCTGGGGTGTCTACACCTGAGAAGCAAGATAAAGAGAATTTAGTGG GCATCAACAATAAACGGCTTGGTGTGTGCGGCTGGattctgttttccctttcttgCCTGTTGATGATCATTACCTTCCCCATCTCCATATGGATGTGCTTAAAG ATCGTTAAGGAGTATGAACGCGCCGTTGTATTCCGACTGGGACGCATCCAAGCTGGCAAAGCCAAGGGTCCAG gTTTGATCGTGATCCTGCCCTGCATAGATGTGTTTGTCAAAGTTGACCTCCGAACAGTCACTTGCAACATTCCTCCACAAGAG ATCCTCACCAGAGACTCTGTGACTACGCAGGTGGACGGAGTCGTCTATTACAGAATCTATAGTGCTGTCTCGGCAGTGGCTAACGTCAATGACGTCCACCAAGCCACGTTCCTGCTGGCTCAGACCACTCTGAGAAATGTCTTAGGGACACAGACCTTGTCCCAGATCTTAGCTGGACGAGAGGAGATCGCCCATAGCATCCAG ACTTTACTGGACGATGCTACCGAGCTATGGGGCATCCGGGTGGCCCGAGTGGAAATCAAAGATGTCCGGATTCCCCTGCAGCTGCAAAGATCCATGGCGGCCGAGGCTGAGGCCACGCGGGAAGCCAGAGCCAGG gtCCTTGCAGCAGAAGGAGAAATGAATGCTTCCAAATCTCTGAAGTCGGCCTCCATGGTGCTGGCCGAGTCCCCCATAGCCCTGCAGCTGCGCTACCTGCAGACATTAACCACGGTGGCCACGGAGAAGAATTCCACCATCGTGTTTCCTCTGCCCATGAATATACTAGAGGGCATTGGTGGCGTCAGCTATGACAACAACAAGAAGCTCTCTAACAGAGCCTGA